From the genome of Streptacidiphilus rugosus AM-16, one region includes:
- a CDS encoding TetR/AcrR family transcriptional regulator, with product MIRSGLDRPADRHRTLEAHVEDPGWQPRRLAAVSAVLPDGVTPPGTRGKILHAALGLFAEAGFAGGSIRGIAAVVGINSATLYSHYPSKEHVLAELVRIGHQELLDRLADARAQAPDTPIGQLAAMARAHALVHTDFPLLAVVTNDELHCLSTELAAPALELRRECRQMLLDVLERGVKDGDFQLPDLLLTASAIGAIGLRTAYWFDPAQDHTRDDVADANTEFALRLAGARR from the coding sequence GTGATCCGGTCCGGCCTGGACCGGCCGGCAGACCGGCACCGCACCCTGGAGGCGCACGTGGAGGATCCCGGCTGGCAGCCGCGACGGCTGGCCGCCGTGTCGGCGGTGCTCCCCGACGGCGTCACCCCTCCCGGCACCCGGGGAAAGATCCTGCACGCCGCCCTCGGGCTCTTCGCCGAGGCCGGTTTCGCCGGCGGCTCGATCCGGGGCATCGCCGCCGTCGTCGGCATCAACTCCGCGACGCTGTACTCGCACTATCCGTCCAAGGAGCACGTCCTGGCGGAGCTGGTGCGTATCGGCCACCAGGAGCTCCTCGACCGGCTCGCCGACGCCCGTGCGCAGGCCCCCGACACCCCCATCGGACAGCTGGCCGCCATGGCCAGGGCACACGCGCTCGTGCACACCGACTTTCCGCTGCTGGCCGTGGTCACCAACGACGAACTGCACTGCCTGTCGACGGAACTGGCGGCCCCTGCCCTCGAACTACGGAGGGAATGCCGCCAGATGCTGCTGGACGTGCTCGAACGCGGTGTCAAGGACGGCGACTTCCAGCTGCCCGACCTGCTGCTCACCGCCTCCGCCATCGGCGCGATCGGACTGCGGACCGCCTACTGGTTCGATCCCGCGCAGGACCACACCCGCGACGACGTCGCCGACGCCAACACGGAGTTCGCCCTTCGTCTCGCCGGCGCCCGCCGCTGA